The genomic segment TTCTTCCCCGCGTGCTGCGCGGCCGAACGGAACAGCACGTCCACCGAAGGACGATGCCGGTTCACCGGCGGTTCGTCCGACAGGTGGGCAATATAATTCGCGCCGCTGCGGGCAAGCAACAGGTGAGCGTGACCGGGCGCGATATACGCATGTCCCGGCAGCACGCGTTCGCCATGCTCTGCCTCTTTAACGGTAATCCGGCACAAACCATTGAGGCGTTGTGCGAAAGATTTGGTAAACCCAGGCGGCATGTGTTGCGCGATCAACACAGCGGGCGCATCCGGCGGCAGCGGCACCAGCACTTCACGGATCGCTTCGGTGCCGCCCGTCGACGCGCCGACAATAATCAGCTTCTCGGTACTGAGCAGCGGATTGTTGAAAAGCGGCGCGGCGCCGACCGGCGCGTGCGCGGCATGAGCCGCCGCGTGATGCACGGGCGCGGCCTGGCGCACACGCGCGCGGGCTGCGGCGCGGACCTTGTCGGCGAGTTTTTCCGAATAGTCGAGCATGCCGTCGCGAATCCCGACCTTCGGCTTGGTGACGAAATCGACCGCGCCGAGTTCGAGCGCGCGCAGCGTGATTTCGTTACCGCGCTCGGTCAGCGACGACACCATCACGACCGGCATCGGCCGCAGACGCATCAGCTTCTCGAGAAAATCGAGGCCGTCCATGCGCGGCATTTCGACGTCGAGCGTCAACACGTCCGGGTTGTGCTGCTTGATGAGGTCGCGCGCGACCAGCGGGTCGGGCGCGGTCGCCACCACGGTCATATCCGGCTGGCTGTTGATGATTTCGGTCATCAGGCTGCGAATCAGCGCCGAATCGTCGACGCACAGTACTTTGATCTTTTGCACGGCGCTCACGCCTCCTCTGTCGTTCTGGCGTTGTTTGAATTAATCGGGCGCGGACTCGAACCGAACAGTTCGATACGCGGCTTCGCGGCGCCGCCGGTCGAGCCGAACAGCTCGATCTTCGGCCGGGCAGCGCCGGCAGCGGGCGACGAAAACAGCTCGACCCGTTTGCGCGCGGCTGCGAGCCGCTCGGCGCGTGCTTCGGCGCTTTGCCGCACGAGCGCCTGTTCGCGCTCGGCCACGCCCGCTTCCTGCTGAAGACGCAATTTCTTCACCATCACCTGACCGGTGCGCGGCATGAACGCGACCTTGCGCGGATGCGAGCCCTGCAAATCCTCGGCGACGATACGGATTTTTTCGGTCGCCAGATAGCGGCGCACGAATTCCGAATTGCGGTCGCCGATGTTCATCGTCGTCATGCCGGCCAGCACCGCGCCGCCGCCGAATACCTTGGCTTCGAAACGCTCGCGGCGGCCACCGGCCTTGATCAGTTCGTTGATCAGCACTTCCATCGCGTACGCGCCGTAGCGCATCGAATCGGACGCGGCGTGCGCAACGTCCGCGCCGTCGTCGGGCAGCATGAAGTGGTTCATGCCGCCGATCCCGGCGGTACGGTCCTGAATGCAGGCCGCGACGCACGAACCCAGCACGGTGACGAGCACCATGTCGTCGTGGGTCGTGTAGAACTCGTTGGGCAACAACTTCACGCCGGGGCGCTGGAAGTGGTTGTCGTAGTAGAGATTGGTGGCGATCGGCAAGGCGCTGCTCATGCGATCACCCCGCTAGCCGAATGATGCTGCGACGTCGCACCCGACGCGCGCTGCGGCGTACGCACGCCGGTTGCGTCACGGGTGAGTTCGTAGACGGTCTGGCCGCGCAGCTTGAACGCCTGCGTCACGTAGGTGAAGTTTTCCGAGTGACCGGCGAACAGCAGGCCGCCCGACTTCATCAGCGGCTCGAAGCGCGTGAGGACTTGCGCCTGCGTCGGTTTATCGAAATAGATCATCACATTGCGGCAGAAAATCGCGTCGAATTGCGAGCGCAGCTGGTAATCGCGGTCGGTCAGGTTCAACTGCTCGAAGCGCACCAGCGAGCGCACTTCGGGACGCACCTTGACCATGCCCGCATGCGCGCCCGTGCCTCTGAGAAAGAAGCGCTTGAGTCGTTCGGGCGACAGATGCTTCACCTGGTCGAACTGATACACACCGGCTGCGGCCTTCGCGAGCACTTGCGTATCGATGTCGGTGGCGAGCACCGACGCCTGACGCGCGCCGCTATCGCCGAGCGCTTCGATCAGCGTCATCGCGATCGAATAAGGCTCCTCACCCGTCGATGCCGCCGAGCACCACACCGACACCGGCTGCGCGCGGCGCGGCACGAAGTCGGCGAGGATCGGGAAGTGATGCGCCTCGCGGAAAAACGCGGTCAGGTTGGTGGTCAGCGCGTTGGTGAACGCCTCCCACTCGGCGGGATCGTTCTCCGCTTCCAGCAGATCGAGATACTGCCGGAACGTGTCGAGACCCCGCGCGCGCAGGCGGCGTGCGAGCCGGCTGTACGCCATGTCGCGCTTGTGATCCGATAGCGAGATGCCCGCGCTGCGGTGAATCAGCTCGCGAATGCGAGCGAAGTCCGCCGTGGTGAACTCAAAGTCCCGGTTCGACTCGCCGGATCTGGCCGGCTCCTGCCGGTCCGGCCGTGGTTGTGCGCGCGTTGCCATCATGAATGTTCCTGCCTGCGATACGAGCCATCCCGCTTTCCGCCCGAAGGGTGCCCTTGGGAAGAAGGGATTGGTTTCGCGGGGTTGCACGCGCCCGCCGGTTCTGCCTGCACGCAGTCGCCCCGCGACACGCTTTGCGGGCGTGTTTCGATGAATCGCTCATCAACGAGCGGGAGACGGGATGACTGCATGACTTTGTGCCACTTCCTAGAACGTTTCCCAGTCCGAGTCGGAGCCCGCCGTGGCCGCGCTTGCTGCGGCCGGACGTGCTACGGATTCGGATACCGCGCGCGCTGCCTTCGGCTTGAGCGCGGGTTCGACGCGCGAAGCTGCGTCGCGGGTAGATGATGCTGGGGTTGTGCTAATTGCCTCGCTGCCTGATCCATTTACTGTGCCTGCGGCGCCATTGCCTGCCGGGGCCGGCGTCTGCGCCGCGGTTTTGACCGGCGACGCTTTGTACGTCGGGACATTCGCCCGCGTCGCCGTCTGCGGACGCACGGCCGCCACAGCGCCGCGTGTCTGTCCGCCAATGACCTTCCAGCCGCCGATCACCGTCTGCAACTGACGCGTCTGCTCTTCGAGCGACGCCGCTGCAGCCGCCGCTTCTTCGACCAGCGCCGCGTTCTGCTGCGTGACTTCGTCCATCTGCACGACTGCGCGATTCACCTGCTCGATCCCGCCCGACTGTTCTTCCGACGCCGCGCTGATTTCGCCCATGATGTCGGTCACGCGCCGCACTGCCTGCACGATCTCGTCCATCGTCGAGCCTGCACGGCCGACCAGCGCCGAGCCGCTCTGCACCTTGTCGACCGAATCGCCGATCAGTTCCTTGATTTCCTTCGCCGCGCTCGCGCTGCGTTGCGCGAGACTGCGCACTTCGCCGGCCACGACCGCGAAACCGCGTCCCTGCTCGCCCGCGCGCGCGGCTTCGACCGCCGCGTTCAGCGCGAGAATATTGGTCTGGAACGCAATACCTTCGATCACGCCGATGATGTCGACGACCTTGTTCGAGCTGGTCGCGATGTCCTGCATCGTCGTGACGACTTCGCTCACCACTTCGCCGCCGCGCGTCGCGATGTCGGACGCATTGACGGCCAGCTGGCTCGCCTGACGCGCGTTCTCGGCGTTCTGGCGCACGGTGCCGGTGAGTTGATCCATGCTCGATGCGGTCTGCTGCAACGAAGCGGCCTGTTGTTCGGTGCGCTGCGAGAGATCGGTGTTGCCCATCGCGATTTCGCGCGCGCCGGTGTCGATCGATTCGGTGCTGCCGTGAACGGCCTTCACCATCGCCGAGAGGCTGTCCTGCATCCGCTTGATACCGGCGAACAGACGGCCGATTTCATTGTGGCTAAACACCTCGATCGGTTCGGACAGATCGCCCGCCGCCATCCGCTCGAAACAGGCGGTGGCGTCTTTCAGCGGCTGCACGATCAGGCCGCGCAGCGCGAAGCGAATGCCGACCACCAGCAGCAGCGCGAGAACGGTGACGCTGACGATCAACGTCATCATCAGCGACGCGTTGTCCTGCGCGTTGGCCTGCTGCTCGCTCACGCTCTGCTGCAACGCCTTGACCACCGCCGACGCCGCCGCGTCGTACGCGATGAACATCGGGCTGATCTTCGTATCGGCGATCGCGTGATACGCGGCCATGTCGTTCGCGTTCAGCGCGGCGAACTCCGGCTCGACGCCGTCGTGCATCACCGTGTTGTGTTTGGCCGCGACGTCGTCGAGCAAGGCCTGATCGATGCCGGGCTTGGGTGCGTCGAGATACGTCTGCCAGTTCTGGTTGCTTTTCGCGAGCAACTCCTGCGCGCGCGACAGCGCCTGCTTCGCTTCGTCCGCGTTACCCGCGCTTTGCAGCGCGTTGAAGCGGTCCACCGCGACCCGCGAGCGCAACAGATACGACGCCGCGTCGTCGAGAGCGTGAATCGCCACGAGATCGCCGCGCGCAATCCGGTCGAGCGAGGTGCTCGCCCGATTCAGCGCGGTTAGACCCAGCGCGCCGACCACGACGGTCAGCGTAACCAGAAGGACCCCCACCAATGTCAACGACGTGCGGATCGACCACCTGTTCAGCATCTTGACGCTCCCTCTCCAGTTTCCCGTTCGCGGTGTTCCGTTAAACGCCCAGCGTTTCGATCAGCGCCATTTCGCGGCTGGTCATCAGCTTTTCGATGTCCATCAAAATCAGCATGCGGCCGTCGACGGTGCCGAGGCCCGTCAGGTACTCGGTCGTCAGCGTCGCGCCGAATTCGGGCGCGGGCATGATCTGGTCGGTGGCGAGCGTCAGCACGTCCGACACACCGTCGACCACCATCCCGACCACGCGATGCGCGACGTTCAGGATGATCACCACCGTCTGATGGTCGTACTCGACACGGCCCAGATGGAACTTGATGCGCATATCGACGATCGGCACGATGATGCCGCGCAGGTTGATCACGCCCTTGATGAACTCGGGCGCATTCGCGATGCGGGTCACGTTGTCGTAACCGCGGATTTCCTGCACCTTGAGAATGTCGATGCCGTACTCTTCGGCGCCGAGCGTGAAGACCAGGAATTCCTGACCGCCGGCGTCGGCCTGCTGCGCGTCGCGGCGGCCATTCGTACCGCTCGCGTTCGCCACGCTCGAATTGATGGATTGGACTTCTGCCACGTTAGCCCCCAAACGGTTGGGATGAAATGAATTGAGTGAGTGTTGCGCGTCGTGCTCGTACGAGGGTCGTCATGCGAGGCTCATCGCGCCATGCGCATGGCGGGTTTCGCGGTTCAGCGCCGCCACGTCCACGATCAGCGCGACGCTGCCGTCGCCGAGAATCGTCGCGGCGGAAATGCCGTGCACCTTGCGGTAATTCGTTTCGAGGTTCTTCACGACCACCTGCTGCTGTCCCACCAGCTCGTCGATCAGCATCGCAAAGCGGCGCCCCTCGGTTTGCATGATGGTGACGATGCCCTGGGTCGGTTCCTGCTTCGCGTCTTCGACGTTGAACACTTCGTGCAACGCGACGAGCGGCAGATATTCGCCGCGCACGCGCACCACGCGTTCGCCGTTGGCGACCGTATAAATGTCTTCGGCTTGCGGTTGCAGCGACTCCATCACGAAGTTCAGCGGCAGAATGAAAATCTCGCTGCCGACCTTCACCGACATGCCGTCGAGAATCGCCAGCGTCAGCGGCAACACGATTCGCGTGGTGCTGCCCTTGCCGGCGTGCGACGTGATTTCGACGTGACCACCCATCGACTGGATGTTCCGCTTCACCACGTCCATACCGACGCCGCGGCCCGACACGTCGGTGACCTGTTCCGCCGTCGAGAAGCCCGGCAGGAAGATCAGGTTCCAGACTTCTTCGTCGGTCATCGTGTCGCTGACGGTCATGCCCTGCTTGGCCGCCTTCGCGAGAATCTTGTCGCGGCGCAGGCCCGCGCCGTCGTCGCTCACTTCGATGACGATGTTGCCGCCATGATGTGCCGCCGACAGCACCAGCTGCCCGGTCGAATCCTTGCCCGCCGCGCGCCGCGCTTCCACGGTTTCGATGCCGTGGTCGAGACTGTTGCGCACGAGGTGGGTCAACGGGTCGATGATCCGCTCGATCAGGCTCTTGTCGAGTTCGGTCGCCTGACCGAAGGTGACGAGTTCCACTTCCTTGCCGAGCTTCGCCGCCAGATCGCGCACCAGACGCGGGAAGCGGCTGAACACGTAATCCATCGGCATCATGCGGATCGACATGACCGCTTCCTGCAGATCGCGCGCATTGCGCTCGAGCTGCGCCATACCGTTGAACAGGCGATCGTGCAGCGCCGGGTCGAACGTGCTGGTGGTTTCCGCGAGCATCGCCTGCGTAATCACCAGTTCGCCGACCAGGTTGATCAGCTGATCGACCTTTTCGACGCCCACGCGAATGGAGCTGCCTTCGGCGGCTGCCGCCGCCGCAGCCGGACGCGCCTTGCGATCGGTTTCGGCCGGTGCCGCAGCGCTGGCTGCGGGTGCCGGTTGACTCGCCGCTGCCGGTTGTGCAGCGGCGGCTGCCGGTGCCGCAGGCGCGGCCGATGCGTCGAACAAACCATGAGTCGCCTTGCCGGCGGGCGCAGCGGAGTTGGCCGCCGGGGCCGACGATGCTGCGGGTTCCGCCTGACTGGTATGCGTTACATTTGCTGCCTGCGCCGGCGACGAATCGGCTTCGGGCGTTCCAGGTTCGCCTTGTTCCGTTTCGTCCGCCGGTGCGGTGCCGCGGCCGATCGAGATCTGACTTTCGTCGATCACGAAACAGCACACGGCGATGATGTCGTCGGAGGTCACATCGGTCGCGAGCCACAGCGTGAAATCGCCGCCGCTCTTGACCTGCCCAACGATGTTCCCCAGGTTGCCCAGCTCTTCGGCCAGCAGTTCCTGGTCCTTCTCACCCACGCCCCGTAGCGTAATTTTCAGATGGGGACCGGTGTTGTCGTCGACACTGCCCGTCCCCGCGGCTTGCCCGGTCTGTGCCGGTTCGCCGTCATCCCATCCACCCGCCACCTGCACCGCCTGTTCGACGACGTGCTCGGGCGGGGTGCCTTCTTTTACTGCAACTGTTTCAACCGATGCCGCTGCCGGAGCAGCCGCCGCCACCGGCGCGCCGCCGCCGAGGCTCTCCGCGTGAAGCTGTTCGAGCTTCGCGCAGATCGCCTTCGCGACTGCTGCGTCCGGTTCGGCGCTCGCGCGATAGTCGGCGAGCTGACCGGACAACACGTCCTTGGTTTCGAGGAACGTGTCGATCATGTCCTTGCGCAGCACGATTTCGTTATTGCGCGCGCGATCGAGCAGCGATTCGAGAATGTGGGTCGTTTCCGTCAGCGCGGTAAAGCCGAATGTCGCCGCGCCACCCTTGATCGAATGCGCCGCGCGGAAAATCGCCGCGAGGTCTTCGGGGTCAGGGTTGGCGATATCCAGATTGAGCAGCAACTGCTCCATCTGCGCGAGCAGTTCGTCCGCTTCGTCGAAGAACGTCTGATAGAACTGAGTGATGTCGAGTGTCATGCCTGGGTCACCGCGAGAGTTCCTGTCCGGGCTTGGGGCTTGGGGCCGCCGCGCCGGGTGCTTCGATAGTTTCTTTAACGTGTCCGGGAGTGGCTTAGGCGAGGTCCGGCTCAGCCAGCGCCGCCACGAGTTCGGTCAGCATGTCGGGGTCGAGCGGCTTTTCGATCCAGCCGGTCGCGCCCGCCGCACGTGCCGCTTCCTTGAACGGCTCGCCCGATTCCGTCGTGAGGACGAGGATGGGCGTCGCCTGATAAGCCGGATTGCCGCGCAACGCAGCGATCAGATCGAGACCGGTCTTGCCCGGCATGTGCTGGTCCGTCAACACGAGGTCGAACGACATGGCGAGCGCGTTTTCGAGCCCTTCGTTGCCGTCCGCCGCGAGCGTCACTTCGTAGCCGGCCGTCGTCAGCGTTGCGGCAAGGATCTGCCGCATCGATGCCGAATCGTCGATTGCCAGAATGTGCCTGATCATGAAAACCTCTCGCTGCACTTACGCTATGAATCGCCGGACTGTCCGCGCCAGCGGGCGCGCGACTCGCCTGGCGATCGCTGTCTGTTACTGGGCCGCTGCCGCGGGTGCTGCTGGTGCTGCTGGTGCCGCAGGTGCTTTTGCTGGCCCCAGAAGCGGCGGCATCGGTGCCGCCGTTACCGGCGGCGCAATTTTTTGCAGCAACGGCTTGGAGCCGGCTGCGTCGTCGGACAAGGTGGTCGTGGTGGAGTCGTCGTGATTCAACGAGTCCTCCGACCTCTTGTTCAACACGATGATGCTGATGCGGCGGTTCTCCGGGTCCATCGGGTCCGCCTTGTTCAGGTTCTGCGTCGACGCGAGACCGAGCACGCGCATCACCTTCGCTTCGTCCATGCCGCCTGCGATCAGCTCGCGACGCGACGCATTCGCGCGGTCAGCGGACAGTTCCCAGTTGCTGTAACCCTTCTCGCCGCCCGCGTACTGCGCGGCGTCGGTGTGTCCCTGCACGATGATGCGGTTCGGCACATCGTTCAGCGTGTGGCCGATTTCGCGCAGGATGTCGCGCATATACGGTTCCACTTCGTCTTTCGCGGTCGCGAACATCGGCCGCTTCTGCGAGTCGACGATCTCGATGCGCAGCCCGGTCAGCGTCGAATCGATGCGGATCTGCTGCTTGAACTGGCGCAATACCGGGTTCGCTTCGATCGCGGCCATCAGCTTGACCTGCAGGTCGTGCAGACGAACCTGTTCGCGACGCTCCAGCTCGCCCTGCAACTGCTTCTGCGCTTCTTCGTTGTTATGCGATACGGTTTGCTCGGCGCGGCTGCTGCTGCCGTCGGTGGAGCGCGTCACGCCTTGCGCGTCGGTCGAAATATCGCGGCCGCCGCCTTTCAGGATGCTCGAATCTTCGGCGCTGCGATCGCCACCCCAGAGCGTGATCTTCAACGGCTGGTTGAAGTAATCGGCGATGCCCTTCAACTGCACCGTGGATGCCGAACTCAGCAGCCACATCAGCAGGAAGAACGCCATCATCGCGGTCATGAAGTCCGCGTACGCGAGCTTCCACGCACCGCCGTGATGCCCGGCTTTCTTGGGCGCGGCGCGCTTGACGACAATGGCGCGGTCTTTGTCCTTGCTCATCGATTCGGTTCCCGGCGCCCTTTACTTGGCCTTCACGCGGCGCACGTGCTCTTCCAGCTCGGCGAACGACGGACGCTCGGTCGAGAACAGCACCTTGCGGCCGAATTCGACGGCGATTGCCGGTGCGTAGCCGTTCAGGCTCGCGAGAATCGTCACCTTGATGCACTGGAACATCTTGGTCGACTCGGTCACGCGCTGTTCGGCGACGCTCGCGAGCGGCCCGATCAGCCCGTACGAAAGCAGAATGCCGAGAAAGGTGCCGACCAGCGCCTGCGCGATCATTTCGCCGAGCACGGCGGGCGGTTTGTCGGCGGAGGCCATGGTGTGCACCACGCCCATCACCGCAGCCACGATGCCGAACGCGGGCATCGCGTCGCCGACCTTGTTCAGCGCATGCGCCGGGGCTTCGCCTTCTGTGTGATGCGTTTCGATTTCCTCGTCCATCAGGCTTTCGATTTCGAACGCATTCATGTTGCCGCCCACCATCAGCCGCAGGTAGTCGGTCAGGAATTCGATGATGTGATGGTCGGCAAGAATCTTCGGGTACTGGGTGAAGATCGGACTCTTCGACGGATCGTCGATGTCCGCTTCCAGCGTCAGCGTGCCTTCCTTGCGCGCCTTGGCCAGCAGGACGTAGAGGAGCGCCATCAGCTCCATGTAGACGTCCTTGTTGTACTTCGCGCCCTTGAAGAGGGTCGGAATGACGCGCAGCGTCGCCTTGATCGTCTTCATTCCGTTACCGAGAATGAACGCGCCAACGCCAGCGCCGGCGATCATCAGCACTTCAACGGGCTGCATCAGCGCGCCAAGATGGCCGCCTTCCAGCGCGTAACCGCCGAAAACGGACAAAAGCGTCACGAGTGTTCCCACGAA from the Paraburkholderia fungorum genome contains:
- a CDS encoding protein-glutamate methylesterase/protein-glutamine glutaminase; the protein is MQKIKVLCVDDSALIRSLMTEIINSQPDMTVVATAPDPLVARDLIKQHNPDVLTLDVEMPRMDGLDFLEKLMRLRPMPVVMVSSLTERGNEITLRALELGAVDFVTKPKVGIRDGMLDYSEKLADKVRAAARARVRQAAPVHHAAAHAAHAPVGAAPLFNNPLLSTEKLIIVGASTGGTEAIREVLVPLPPDAPAVLIAQHMPPGFTKSFAQRLNGLCRITVKEAEHGERVLPGHAYIAPGHAHLLLARSGANYIAHLSDEPPVNRHRPSVDVLFRSAAQHAGKNAVGVILTGMGRDGAAGLLDMKKAGAYTLAQDEASCIVFGMPREAIALGAADEIASLPEMSRRVMARLSSMGDRVQRV
- the cheD gene encoding chemoreceptor glutamine deamidase CheD; translated protein: MSSALPIATNLYYDNHFQRPGVKLLPNEFYTTHDDMVLVTVLGSCVAACIQDRTAGIGGMNHFMLPDDGADVAHAASDSMRYGAYAMEVLINELIKAGGRRERFEAKVFGGGAVLAGMTTMNIGDRNSEFVRRYLATEKIRIVAEDLQGSHPRKVAFMPRTGQVMVKKLRLQQEAGVAEREQALVRQSAEARAERLAAARKRVELFSSPAAGAARPKIELFGSTGGAAKPRIELFGSSPRPINSNNARTTEEA
- a CDS encoding CheR family methyltransferase, whose product is MMATRAQPRPDRQEPARSGESNRDFEFTTADFARIRELIHRSAGISLSDHKRDMAYSRLARRLRARGLDTFRQYLDLLEAENDPAEWEAFTNALTTNLTAFFREAHHFPILADFVPRRAQPVSVWCSAASTGEEPYSIAMTLIEALGDSGARQASVLATDIDTQVLAKAAAGVYQFDQVKHLSPERLKRFFLRGTGAHAGMVKVRPEVRSLVRFEQLNLTDRDYQLRSQFDAIFCRNVMIYFDKPTQAQVLTRFEPLMKSGGLLFAGHSENFTYVTQAFKLRGQTVYELTRDATGVRTPQRASGATSQHHSASGVIA
- a CDS encoding methyl-accepting chemotaxis protein, producing MLNRWSIRTSLTLVGVLLVTLTVVVGALGLTALNRASTSLDRIARGDLVAIHALDDAASYLLRSRVAVDRFNALQSAGNADEAKQALSRAQELLAKSNQNWQTYLDAPKPGIDQALLDDVAAKHNTVMHDGVEPEFAALNANDMAAYHAIADTKISPMFIAYDAAASAVVKALQQSVSEQQANAQDNASLMMTLIVSVTVLALLLVVGIRFALRGLIVQPLKDATACFERMAAGDLSEPIEVFSHNEIGRLFAGIKRMQDSLSAMVKAVHGSTESIDTGAREIAMGNTDLSQRTEQQAASLQQTASSMDQLTGTVRQNAENARQASQLAVNASDIATRGGEVVSEVVTTMQDIATSSNKVVDIIGVIEGIAFQTNILALNAAVEAARAGEQGRGFAVVAGEVRSLAQRSASAAKEIKELIGDSVDKVQSGSALVGRAGSTMDEIVQAVRRVTDIMGEISAASEEQSGGIEQVNRAVVQMDEVTQQNAALVEEAAAAAASLEEQTRQLQTVIGGWKVIGGQTRGAVAAVRPQTATRANVPTYKASPVKTAAQTPAPAGNGAAGTVNGSGSEAISTTPASSTRDAASRVEPALKPKAARAVSESVARPAAASAATAGSDSDWETF
- a CDS encoding chemotaxis protein CheW; translation: MAEVQSINSSVANASGTNGRRDAQQADAGGQEFLVFTLGAEEYGIDILKVQEIRGYDNVTRIANAPEFIKGVINLRGIIVPIVDMRIKFHLGRVEYDHQTVVIILNVAHRVVGMVVDGVSDVLTLATDQIMPAPEFGATLTTEYLTGLGTVDGRMLILMDIEKLMTSREMALIETLGV
- the cheA gene encoding chemotaxis protein CheA — protein: MTLDITQFYQTFFDEADELLAQMEQLLLNLDIANPDPEDLAAIFRAAHSIKGGAATFGFTALTETTHILESLLDRARNNEIVLRKDMIDTFLETKDVLSGQLADYRASAEPDAAVAKAICAKLEQLHAESLGGGAPVAAAAPAAASVETVAVKEGTPPEHVVEQAVQVAGGWDDGEPAQTGQAAGTGSVDDNTGPHLKITLRGVGEKDQELLAEELGNLGNIVGQVKSGGDFTLWLATDVTSDDIIAVCCFVIDESQISIGRGTAPADETEQGEPGTPEADSSPAQAANVTHTSQAEPAASSAPAANSAAPAGKATHGLFDASAAPAAPAAAAAQPAAASQPAPAASAAAPAETDRKARPAAAAAAAEGSSIRVGVEKVDQLINLVGELVITQAMLAETTSTFDPALHDRLFNGMAQLERNARDLQEAVMSIRMMPMDYVFSRFPRLVRDLAAKLGKEVELVTFGQATELDKSLIERIIDPLTHLVRNSLDHGIETVEARRAAGKDSTGQLVLSAAHHGGNIVIEVSDDGAGLRRDKILAKAAKQGMTVSDTMTDEEVWNLIFLPGFSTAEQVTDVSGRGVGMDVVKRNIQSMGGHVEITSHAGKGSTTRIVLPLTLAILDGMSVKVGSEIFILPLNFVMESLQPQAEDIYTVANGERVVRVRGEYLPLVALHEVFNVEDAKQEPTQGIVTIMQTEGRRFAMLIDELVGQQQVVVKNLETNYRKVHGISAATILGDGSVALIVDVAALNRETRHAHGAMSLA
- a CDS encoding response regulator gives rise to the protein MIRHILAIDDSASMRQILAATLTTAGYEVTLAADGNEGLENALAMSFDLVLTDQHMPGKTGLDLIAALRGNPAYQATPILVLTTESGEPFKEAARAAGATGWIEKPLDPDMLTELVAALAEPDLA
- the motB gene encoding flagellar motor protein MotB; translation: MSKDKDRAIVVKRAAPKKAGHHGGAWKLAYADFMTAMMAFFLLMWLLSSASTVQLKGIADYFNQPLKITLWGGDRSAEDSSILKGGGRDISTDAQGVTRSTDGSSSRAEQTVSHNNEEAQKQLQGELERREQVRLHDLQVKLMAAIEANPVLRQFKQQIRIDSTLTGLRIEIVDSQKRPMFATAKDEVEPYMRDILREIGHTLNDVPNRIIVQGHTDAAQYAGGEKGYSNWELSADRANASRRELIAGGMDEAKVMRVLGLASTQNLNKADPMDPENRRISIIVLNKRSEDSLNHDDSTTTTLSDDAAGSKPLLQKIAPPVTAAPMPPLLGPAKAPAAPAAPAAPAAAAQ
- the motA gene encoding flagellar motor stator protein MotA, whose translation is MLVFVGTLVTLLSVFGGYALEGGHLGALMQPVEVLMIAGAGVGAFILGNGMKTIKATLRVIPTLFKGAKYNKDVYMELMALLYVLLAKARKEGTLTLEADIDDPSKSPIFTQYPKILADHHIIEFLTDYLRLMVGGNMNAFEIESLMDEEIETHHTEGEAPAHALNKVGDAMPAFGIVAAVMGVVHTMASADKPPAVLGEMIAQALVGTFLGILLSYGLIGPLASVAEQRVTESTKMFQCIKVTILASLNGYAPAIAVEFGRKVLFSTERPSFAELEEHVRRVKAK